The DNA sequence TCCCGGATCGGCCAGCGGGTTGCGGGTGAGCGCCTGGATGAGCGCGCCCGCGACGCCGAGCGCGGCTCCGGCGGCGATGCCCGCCAGGGTGCGCGGCACACGGACGTCCCAGATGACGGAGGCCGCGGTCGAGCCGTCGTCGTGGAGCAGCGCGTCCATGACGACGCCCGGCGACAGGGCGCGTGAGCCGACCGCGAGACTGAGCACGGCGGCGGTGATCAGCAGGAGCAGGGCACCGAGCACGGCCAGGGTGCGGGTCGAGTTGCGGCGCCTGGTAGGTCGCTTGTCCGTCCGTACAAGTGGGGCCCTGCCGGCCTCAGTTGCCACCGATGCCCTCCGCGCGGAGGCGTTCGGCGATGAGCCGGCCGAGCGCCTTCTTGTCGATCTTTCCTACCGACGTCCGGGGAAAGGCCTCGATGACCTCCACCCGGTCGGGGAGCTTGTACGCGGCGACCCCTCGCTCGGTGAGGAACGCGGCCAACTCCCGCTGCATCGGGGGCTGTCCGCGCGGGACGAGGTAGGCGCAGGTGCGCTCGCCCATCGTCTCGTCGGGCATGCCGACCACCGCCGCGTCGTGCACGGCGGGATGGGCGAGGATGTGGTTCTCCAGCTCCTCGGCGGAGATCTTGTCGCCGCCCCGGTTGATCTGGTCCTTGGCCCGGCCCTCCACGACCAGATGCCCGGAGGGCAGGACCCGCACGAGGTCGCCGGTGCGGTAGTAGCCGTCGGTGGTGAAGGCGCGGGTGTTGTGTTCGGCGGCGCGGTAGTAGCCGCGCAGGGTGTACGGGCCGCGGGTGAGCAACTCGCCGCTCGCGCCGGGAGGGACGTCGCGGTCCTCCTCGTCGACGACGCGGACTTCGTCGGCGGGCGACATCGGGCGGCCCTGAGTGCCGATCACCAGCTCGGGCGGATCGTCGAGCCGGGTGTAGTTGAGCAGACCCTCGGCCATGCCGAAGACCTGCTGGAGCGTGCAGCCGAGGGCCGGTTCGACCCGGGCGGCGGGTTCGGCGCCCAGCTTGGAGCCGCCGACCTGGAGCAGGCTCAGCGAGGAGAGGTCGGCCTCCTCCCACTCGACGGCGTCGAGCCACAGCAGCGCGATCGGCGGGACCACGGCGGTGGCGGTGACCTTCTCCCGCTCGACCAGCGCGAAGGCGTCCTCGGGGCTCGGCGTGGGGGAGAGCACCACGGTGCCGCCCGCCATCAGGGTGCCGAGCAGACCGGGACATGCCAGCGCGAAGTTGTGCGCGGTCGGCAGCACCACCAGATAGACGGTGTCCCGGCCGAAGCCGCAGACCTCCGCGCTCGCACGGACGTTGTACGCGTAGTCGTCGTGGGTGCGCGGGATGAGCTTCGGCTTGCCTGTCGTGCCGCCGGACAGCAGCAGGACCGCCACATCGCCGGAATCGGGCACGGCCGGCGGGACCGGGTCGGCGTCGATGTCGGCGAGCGCGGTGAACTCCGCGGCGTCGCCCGCCACCAGCACGTGCTCGACCCCGGGCACCGCCTTGCGCAGGCCCCGGGCGAGCGCGCGGTGGTCGAAGCCGTCGTGCAGATCCGGGATCGCGTACGCCGTCGCGCCGGACACCTCGGCGACATGCACGATCTCGCTCTCGCGATGCGCGGGCAGGGTGAGCACCGGTATCGCGCCCGCCCTCAGCAGCGCGAAGAAGAGCACCACGAAGGCGTCCGTGTTGGGCAGTTGGACGACCACACGGTCCCCGCCGGCGATGCCGAGCCGGCGTAGTCCCGCCGCCATGCGGTCGGCGCGCAGATCGAGTTCGGCGTAGGTCCACCGGTTGCCGTCGGCGTCGACGAGCGCGGTCCGGTGCGGTGTGCGCTCGGCGCTGTCCCTCAGCAGCCGGTCCAGCGGCCGGCCTTCCCAGTAGCCCTCTGCGCGGTACTTCTCGGCCAACGGCTCCGGCCAGGGCACCCAACCGTCGAGCATCCTCAACTCCCGCCTGCTGTTTAGGAAAGGCTTGCCTAATGATTCATCGGGGTCAAGCCTGGGGGTGTGATCTGGACGGCGCTGCGCCGCGGAGGCTAGGGTCTGTAGAGAATTAGGTTAGGTTAACCTAAGTCCAGGGAGGTAGGTCCTTGCTGCGTTATCGGAGCGCGGAGACGGAACTGCCGGGAGACCCCGTCCAGTTGGCGGCGAGACTGGCGGAGTCGGGCGTGTTCGACCAGTACGTGATCTACGAACAGAACGGCGACGTCTGGTTCGCCGGAGGAGCGCTCGGCGAGATCCAGGTCGGCCGCTCCGAGATCCGCCGCCGATGGCTCGACGAGGGAACCGCGGCCCCGCTGGGATCGCATCCACTGCACCAAGTCCACGAAGAACTGGGCCGGTTGGCGGTGGCGGGCTGGACCGCCTACGGCTGGATGGCGTTCGAGTTCTCCCATCTGTACGCCGGCCGCCCCGACCGGGCCGGCGACGACGACCTGCTCCATCTGATCGTCCCGCACAGCGAAGTGAGGCTGCGTCAGGAAGGCGCCGTGATCCGCAGTGCGGACCAGGAGACGCTGGACGCGCTGATCGCGTTACTCGACGGCGCCGACGCGCCCCGCACCGCCGTACCCCGCCCCATCGACGTCTCGGACGGCGAGGGGCGTTACCCGGACATGGTGGCCCAGGCCATCGAGGAGATACGGACCTCCGACCTCCAGAAGGTCATACTCTCCCGGTCGGTGGACGTGCCCTTCCCGGTCGACTTCGTCGCCACGTACGTCCACGGCCGCTCGCACAACACCCCCGCCCGCTCCTTCCTGCTGAACGTCGGCGGGCGCCGGGTCGCCGGATTCAGCCCCGAGACCGTCGCCGAGGTCAGCGCGGACGGCGAGGTCGTCACCCAGCCCCTCGCCGGCACCCGCGCCCGCGGCTTCGGCGATCTGGAGGACGAGCGCCTGCGCGCCGAACTCCTCGCCGACCCCAAGGAGATCTCCGAACACGTGCTGTCGGTCAAACTCGCCGAGGAGGAGATGGCCACCGTCTGCCGGCCCGGCACCGTCTCGGTGCGTGACCTGCTGAGCATCCGCCGGCGCGGGAGCGTGCAGCACCTCGGCTCCAGCGTGCACGGCCTGCTCGCCGAGTCCGCCACCGCCTGGGACGCCCTGCGGGCCGTGTTCCCCGCGGTGACCGCCTCCGGCATCCCCAAGGCACCGGCGTACGACTGCATCGCCCGGCTCGAAAAGGAACCACGCGGCATCTACAGCGGCGCCGTGCTGCGGGCCGGCAGCGACGGCTCGCTCGACGCGGCGCTCGTACTGCGCAGCCTCTTCGAGGAGGACGGCCGCACCTGGCTGCGGGCCGGCGCCGGCATCCTCGCCGGGTCGACCCCGGCCCGGGAGCTGGAGGAGACCTGCGAGAAGCTGCGCAGCGTCGCCCCCTACGTGGTCCCGGCACAGGGTCAGGGGAGCGCGTGAGGCTGGGAGAAGTCGTCGTCGACGTAGCGCCCTTGCGCTCCAGCCGGAACTTCAGACTGATCTTCGCCACCCAGGCGATCTCCATGGTGGGCACCCACCTCACCGCGGTGGCGGCCAGTCTGCAGATCTACCACCTCACCGGATCGTCGGTCCATGTGGGCCTGATGAGCCTGGTGCTGGGACTGTCGCTGCTGGTCGGCCTGATCCCGGGCGGCCTGCTCGCCGACCGGGTCGACCGGCGCAAGGTCATGCTGGTCACCCGGGCGGCGACCGCGGTGGTCATCGCCGGGCTCGCGGTGAACGCGGCGATGCCCGATCCGCAGGTGTGGTTCGTCTTCGTGGCGGCCGTACTGGCAGGCGGCACCGCCGGGTTGGGCGGCCCGGCCCTGATGGCGGCCACGCCGGCCCTGGTGCAGCCCGGGCAGCTGGCGGCGGCGGGCGCGCTGACGACCCTCACCGCCCAACTGGGCGGCATGGTCGGACCGTCGCTCGCCGGCATCATCGCGGCCGGGCCCGGCGTCGCCATGTGCTTCGCGATCGACGCGGCCATCTACGTCGTAGGACTCGCCCTGCTCGCCCCGCTGCCGAAGCTCGCCCCCGAGGGGCCCGCCGAGAGGCAGCATCCGCTGAAGGCGATGGGGGAGGGGCTGCGCTTCCTGCGCAGCAACCAGGTCGTGGCCGGACTGCTGCTGATCGACGTGTGCGCGGTGGTCTTCGCGATGCCGTACGCCCTGTTCCCCGAACTCGGCACCGAGCACTTCGGCGGCGGCCCCTCCACCGTCGGCCTGCTCTACACCGCACCCGCGGTGGGGTCCTTCTTCGGGGCGCTGACCAGTGGCTGGACCGGCCGGGTGCACCACACCGGGCGGGCGCTGATCGGCGCGGTCGCGGTGTGGGGTGTGGCGATCACCTGCTTCGGCCTCAGCCCCAACCTGTGGCTCGCCCTGGCCTTCCTGGCCCTGGCCGGCCTCGGCGACACCGCCTCGGAGATCCTGCGCCGGGCCCTGCTCCAGCACTACACACCGGACCGGCTCCAGGGCCGGGTCGGCAGCCTGTGGCTCGCCCAGGCCACGGCCGGCCCCTCCGTCGGCAACGTCGAGGCGGGCCTGGTGGCCAGGGCGCTCGGGTCGTCGAGTGGGGCCGTGGTGCTCGGCGGCGTGGTCTGTCTGGCCGGGGTGGGCGCGCTGGCCCTCGCCATGCCGGAACTGCGGAAGGCCACGCTCAGCCGGCCTCCGGATGCCGACGGGGACGACCGGGCGGCGCCCGCCGAGGCGTCCCCGGCAGCCGACTGACCAGCCGACGGACCAGCCTCGCACGACAGGGCGGAGGACCATGCCGAGCGCGCGGATCAACGGAATCCGGCTCCACTACGAGGACACCGGCACCGGCGATCCGGTGGTCCTGGTGATGGGCCAGGGCGCCGGAGGCCGGGCCTGGCACCTCCACCAGGTGCCGGCGCTGGTCGACGCCGGCCATCGGGTCGTCACCTTCCACAACCGGGGCATTCCACCGACTGACGAGTGCCCGGAAGGCTTCACCGTCGACGACCTGGTGGACGACACGGCGGGACTGGCCGAGTACCTCGGACTCGCGCCGTGCCGGTTCGCCGGTGTCTCCATGGGGGCGTACGTCGTCCAGGAACTGATGCTCGCCCGGCCCCGACTGGTCCGGCAGGGCGTGCTGATGGCCACCGCGGCCGCACGGACGCACTGCGCGCCGCGATGGCCGAGGCCGAACGTGCCCTGCACGACAGCGAGGTGGAGCTGCCCACGGCCTACTTCGCATGGATCCGCGCCCTGCAGAACCTGTCACCGGCCACCCTGGACGACGACCGGCAGGTCCAGGACTGGCTGGACCTCTTCGAGTTCTCGCCTCAGCCCCAAGGGCCCGGCGTGCGGGCCCAGTTGGACCTACAGGTCCCGGAGGGCCGACTGGCGGCCTACCGGGCGATCGATGTGCCCTGTCTCGTGATCGGCTTCGCCGATGACGTCCTCCTGCCGCCCCACCTGGGGCGCGAGGTCGCCGACGCCATACCGGGTGCCGCATACCAGGAGATCAAGGGCTGCGGCCACTACGGGTACCTGGAGCGTCCGGACGAGGTGAACCGGGTGCTGCTGGACTTCTTCCGCGATGGTCCCACCATCGTTTAGGTTAGCCTCACCTAAGTTGTCTCCTCAGGGGGTCATGGTGCACCGCACCTTGCTGAACGGCAAGATCCACCGAGCCACCGTCACCCAGGCAGATCTGCACTACGTCGGATCCCTGACGATCGATCAGGACCTCATGGACGCCGCCGACATCGTCGAGGGCGAAGCCGTCCAGATCGTCGACATCGACAACGGCGCCCGACTGACCACGTACGCCATCACCGGCGAACGCGGCAGCGGCGTCATCGGGATCAACGGCGCCGCCGCCCATCTCGTCCACCCCGGTCACCTCGTGATCATCATGTCCTTCGCCGCGCTCGACGAGGCCGAGCGTGCCGCCCACCGGCCGCGGGTCGTCCACGTCGACAAGGCCAACCGGATCGTCGCGCTCGGCGCCGACCCCGCCGAACCGGTACCCGGCGCGGCCGACCAGTTCTCGGGCACCTTCACCCACCCCGCGCCACGCCAGGCCGGCGAGCAGGAGAGGAACTGAGCCATGGCCAACCCCTTCGACGACGACAGCGGAGTCTTCCGCGTCCTGGTCAACGACGAGGGCCAGCACTCCCTGTGGCCGGACTTCGCGCCCGTACCCGAGGGCTGGTCGTCGGTGCACGGCCCCGGCGACCGGGCGGCCTGTCTGGAGTACATCGAGCGGCATTGGACGGACATGCGCCCGCGCAGCCTGGCCGAGGCCATGCGCCGGGCCGAGGGCTGATGGCCGGCCGCCCGGCCGTGGAGGACGTCCTCCCCCTGTCGCCCATGCAGGAGGGGATGGTCTTCCACGCCCTGTACGACGACCAGGGCCACGACGTCTACACCGGCCAGATGACCCTCCGTCTCGAAGGGCCGTTGGACGAACGTCGCATGCGGGTGGCCGTCGAGAAGCTGCTCGCCCGGCACGCCAACCTGCGCGCCGCGTTCCGCTCCCAGCGCTCCGGACGGCCGGTCCAGGTGATCAGGAGTGCGGTCAAGGTTCCCTGGCAGGTCACCGACCTGTCCTCCCGGCCCGCGGACGAGCGCGAGCCCGCATTCGAGAGGCTCCTGGCGGACGACCGGGCCGAGCGGTTCGACCTGGCCCGCCCACCGCTGGTCCGGTTCCGGCTGGTCACCTTCGACGAGCGGCACCACTGCCTGGTGATCTCCTCGCACCACCTGCTCTGGGACGGCTGGTCCGCCCCCGTCCTGGTGCGCGAACTCTTCCAGCTCCACGCCTCGGGCGGCGACATCGAGGCCCTGCCCCGCGTCCGTCCCTACCGCGACTACCTGGCCTGGCTCGCCCGACAGGACCGAGCGGCCGCCGAGCGGTCATGGCAGGCCGCACTCAACGGACTTGACGGGCCGTCACTCGTCGCGCCCGAGGCCCGGAACCTCCCGGCCGAGGAGCCCGAGCGGCTGGCGTGGGAACTCTCCGAGCAGTCCACCGACGCGCTGACCGCGGCCGCCCGTACCCATGGACTCACGGTCAGCACCGTCCTCCAGGGCCTGTGGGCCGTCCTGCTGGGCCGGCTGACCGGCCGCACGGACGTCGTCCTCGGCGCCACCGTCTCCGGCCGCGACGCAGACGTCCCCGGCATCGACGCCATGGTCGGCCTCTTCATCAACACCCTGCCGGTCCGCGTGCAGTTACGGCCCGGGGAGCCGCTCGCGGACCTGCTCGTCCGGCTCCAGTCCGAGCAGTCCGCCCTCCTCGACCACCGGCACCTCGGGCTCGCGGACATCCAGCGCGCCGCCGGGCGGACCGTCCTCTTCGACACCCTGCTGGTGTTCGAGAGCTACCCCATCGACGACGACGGCATCGCCCGTGCGCTCGGCCCCGACGGACTGCGCATGACCGGGGTGTCGGTCCACGACGCCACCCACTACCCGCTCACCCTCACGGCCCTGCCCGGTCCCCGGCTGACACTCACCCTCAGCCACCGGCCGACCGTGCTGGACCGTGCCGCGGTGACTCGCATCGCCGAACAACTCACCCTTCTCATAGGAGAGTTCGCTCAGGCGCCGACAACCCCCGTTGCCCGCCTCGGTGTCCCGCCTGTGGACGAGTCCCACGCCCCGCGTGATCTCTCCCTCCCGCACGATCCCCCCTCCCCGCACTCCACGGTCCGCGCCCTGTTCGAGGACCAGGCGGCCCGCACACCCGACGCCGTCGCCGTCCTCCAGGGCGACACCACCCTGACCTTCGCCGAACTCGACGCCCGCGCCGATCGGTTGGCGGCCGCGCTCACCGCGCGCGGCGCCGGCCCCGAGTCGGTGATCGGCGTGGCCCTGCCCCGCAGCCCGGCCCTGGTGACCGCACTCCTCGCGGTACTGAAGGCCGGAGCCGCCTGCATGCCGGTCGACCCCGGCTACCCGCCCGACCGCATCGCGCTGATGCTCGACGACGCCCAACCCCGCCTGATGATCTGCGATCCGCCGACCGCACAACAGCTCGTCATCAAGCGGGAGTTGGTCTGCCGGCCGGACGCGGAGGCCGCCGTAGACCGACAGCGTCGACCGCAGCTGTCGCCCGAACACCCCGCGTACGTCATCTTCACCTCGGGCTCCACAGGCCGCCCCAAGGGCGTGATCGGAACCCAGCGGGCGTTGGCCAACCGCCTCACCTGGGGCCGCGAGCTGGGCGACGCCTCGCCCGGCGTCCGTGTCTCGAAGAGCCCCCTGAGCTTCATCGACGGCCTCACCGAACTGCTCGGCGCGCTGCTCGCGGGCGACGCAGTGGCACTGGCCGACGACGGGACGACCGGCGACCCGACGGCCCTCGCCGCCCTGGCCGACCGCCACGAGGCAACGCTCCTCACCGCAGTGCCCAGCCTCTACACCACCCTCGTCGAATCCGCCCCGCCGGATGCCTTCTCCTCCGTCCGCACCTGGATCTCCAGTGGCGAAACCCTCCCCGGCGAACTGGCCGAGGCCATCACCCGGCGCTGGCCCCGGGCCCGGCTGGTCAACCTCTACGGCTGCTCCGAGGCGGCGGGCGACAGCCTGATCCACGTCCACGACGGCGGCGAAGGCGCGGTTCCCCTCGGCCGGCCGATCGCCAACACCCGCGCCCATGTCCTCGACCCGTTCCTACGGCCGTCGCCCGTCGGCGCGATCGGCGAGCTGTACCTGGCCGGCGACGGCCTGGCCCGCGGCTACCACAACCAACCCGGCCGCACCGCCGAACGCTTCGTCGCCGCCCCCTTCGGCCCTCCGGGCAGCCGCCTGTACCGCACCGGCGACCTGGCCAGGCTCCGGTCCGACGGCACCGTGGAGTTCCTCGGCCGGGCCGACGACCAGGTGAAGATCCGGGGCTTCAGGGTCGAACCCGGCGAGATCGAGGCGGCCGTACGCGCACTGCCGGGTGTCGGCCGGGCCGCGGTCGTGGCCGGACAGGACGGCTCGGCACCCCACCGCCTGGTCGCCTATGTCGTGGCAGCCCCCGGCGCCACCACCCACGCACCCGAACCCCTCGCCCTGCGCCGCGCCCTCGCCGAGCGGCTCCCCGGTCACCTCGTCCCGTCGGCCGTAGTGGTCCTGGACGAGCTGCCGCTCACCCCCAGCGGCAAACTCGACCGGCGCGCCCTGCCGGCCCCCGACTTCACGGAGACGTCCACCTTCGAACCGCCCCGCACCGAACCGGAGAAGGTGCTGTGCGGGCTGTTCGCGGAGGTGCTCGGGCTGGAACGGGTCGGCGTCCACGACGACTTCTTCGAACGCGGCGGCGACAGCATCGTCTCGGTCCGGCTGGCCGACCGGGCCCGCAGAGCAGGACTCGCCCTGTCCCCACGGGACGTCTTCACCCACCGCACCCCGGCCGGTCTCGCCCGGGCCCTGCCCGACGAAACCGGCCCCGCGCCCGCGGAGTTCACTCCGACCGGCGCCCCGCTCGTGTCACTCAGCCAGTCGCAGCTCGACAACGTCAAGGCGAGGTGGAGGACTCGATGAGCAAGGCACCCGGGGACGACGGTTCCCTGGTCGAAGACGTTCTGCCGCTCTCCCCGCTCCAACAGGGGCTGCTGTTCCACGCCCTGTTCGACGAGGGCGCCCAGGACGTCTACACCATGCAGTCCCTGGTGGAGATCGAGGGCCCCCTGCGCCCCGCCCTGCTGCGCACCGCCGCCGAGGAGCTCTTCGCCCGGCACGCCAACCTGCGCAGTGCCTTCCTGCACGAGGACCTCGACGAACCGGTGCAGGTGGTGCTCAAGCAGGTCCCCGTGCACTGGACCGACGCGGGGGCCTGCGACGACGCGGCGCTGTCCCGGATGATCGAAGCGGACGCCGCAGCCCGCTTCGACCTCACCGACCCACCCCTGCTGCGCCTCACGCTCACCGAACTGGCCCCCGACCGCTGGCTGCTGGTCCTCACCAACCACCACCTCCTGCTGGACGGCTGGTCCATCCCGCTGCTGGTCCGCGAACTTCTCCAGCTCTACGCCGCCCAACTGGCCCCCGGCACCACGGCCCCGCTGCCCGCCGTAAGGCCGTACCGGGACTTCCTGGCCTGGCTCGCCTCCCGGGACCGGGAGGCCTCCGCCGACGCCTGGCGCACGGCCCTGGCCGGGGCGGCACCGACGGTCCTGGCGTCCTCGGCCGCCGGCATGGTCCCGGTGCCGCCGGAGCTGCACACCCTCCGGCTGACCGAGGAACTGACCGGCCGTGTACAGGACTTCGCGAGGAGCCGGGGTGTCACCGTCAATACCGTCGTGCAGGGGCTGTGGGCGCTGCTGCTGGCGCGGCTGACCGGCCGGACCGACGTGGTGTTCGGCGCGACCGTGGCGGGCCGGCCCGCCGAACTCGCCGGTGTGGAGTCCATGATCGGCCTGTTCATCAACACCGTGCCGGTCCGGGTGACCGTACCGCCCGGCGAGCGGGCGGGTGCCTTCCTGCGCCGCCTTCAGCACGAGCAGTCGAAGCTGATGGACCATCAGCACCTCGGCCTGACGGAGATCCAGCGCATCGCCGGCACGGGCGACCTCTTCGACACCCTGCTCGTCTTCGAGAACTACCCCATCGACGAGACCGCGGTCGCCGAGGCGGAGGCGTCCGCAGGGCTCCGGATCGTCGAGGTCAAGGGCTCGGGAGCCACCCACTATCCACTGACCTTGGCCGTGCTTGCCGAACAACAGCTCGGCGTCGTCTTCGAGTTCCGCCCCGACTGTTACGACCGCACGACGGTGGAGCAACTCGCCGGGCGCTTCGAGCGCCTGGTCCTCGCCGTACTGGCAGACCCGGAAGCCCCCTTGGCCGCCCTGGACGTCCTCGCCCCCGAGGAGCGTACTGCCCTGCTGGCGGGCGGGGCGGAGGAGCGGCTGCCGGTGCGGTACCGCACGATGCCTGAGGCGTTCGAGGCGCAGGCGGCGCGGACGCCGGACGCGGTGGCGGTGGTGGGGGACGGACAGAGCCTGACGTTCGAGCAGTTGAACACGGAGGCCAATCAACTGGCCCGACATCTGGTCGAGTTGGGTGCGGGGCCGGAACGGATCGTGGCGTTCGCCCTGCCGCCGACCCCGGACATCATGGCGGTCCTGCTGGCGATCCAGAAGGCGGGCGCAGCCTATCTGCCCCTGGACCCGGCCTGGCCGCAAGAGCGGATCGCCGGGATGCTGGCGGACGCGAGCCCGGTGGCTCTTGTCACGACGACGGCTGCAACGCCCTTCAAGGGGCTCGGGGCTGCGGCACTTGCGACTCCGCCGAGTGGGGGCGACCAGCCACCGGCCACGGGGAGCCGCTCCCCGGCGTTCCCACCCACCCCCTGCGTAGTCCTCGACGCCCCCGACACCTGCCAACGCCT is a window from the Streptomyces sp. NBC_00299 genome containing:
- the entS gene encoding enterobactin transporter EntS, coding for MRLGEVVVDVAPLRSSRNFRLIFATQAISMVGTHLTAVAASLQIYHLTGSSVHVGLMSLVLGLSLLVGLIPGGLLADRVDRRKVMLVTRAATAVVIAGLAVNAAMPDPQVWFVFVAAVLAGGTAGLGGPALMAATPALVQPGQLAAAGALTTLTAQLGGMVGPSLAGIIAAGPGVAMCFAIDAAIYVVGLALLAPLPKLAPEGPAERQHPLKAMGEGLRFLRSNQVVAGLLLIDVCAVVFAMPYALFPELGTEHFGGGPSTVGLLYTAPAVGSFFGALTSGWTGRVHHTGRALIGAVAVWGVAITCFGLSPNLWLALAFLALAGLGDTASEILRRALLQHYTPDRLQGRVGSLWLAQATAGPSVGNVEAGLVARALGSSSGAVVLGGVVCLAGVGALALAMPELRKATLSRPPDADGDDRAAPAEASPAAD
- a CDS encoding amino acid adenylation domain-containing protein; the protein is MAGRPAVEDVLPLSPMQEGMVFHALYDDQGHDVYTGQMTLRLEGPLDERRMRVAVEKLLARHANLRAAFRSQRSGRPVQVIRSAVKVPWQVTDLSSRPADEREPAFERLLADDRAERFDLARPPLVRFRLVTFDERHHCLVISSHHLLWDGWSAPVLVRELFQLHASGGDIEALPRVRPYRDYLAWLARQDRAAAERSWQAALNGLDGPSLVAPEARNLPAEEPERLAWELSEQSTDALTAAARTHGLTVSTVLQGLWAVLLGRLTGRTDVVLGATVSGRDADVPGIDAMVGLFINTLPVRVQLRPGEPLADLLVRLQSEQSALLDHRHLGLADIQRAAGRTVLFDTLLVFESYPIDDDGIARALGPDGLRMTGVSVHDATHYPLTLTALPGPRLTLTLSHRPTVLDRAAVTRIAEQLTLLIGEFAQAPTTPVARLGVPPVDESHAPRDLSLPHDPPSPHSTVRALFEDQAARTPDAVAVLQGDTTLTFAELDARADRLAAALTARGAGPESVIGVALPRSPALVTALLAVLKAGAACMPVDPGYPPDRIALMLDDAQPRLMICDPPTAQQLVIKRELVCRPDAEAAVDRQRRPQLSPEHPAYVIFTSGSTGRPKGVIGTQRALANRLTWGRELGDASPGVRVSKSPLSFIDGLTELLGALLAGDAVALADDGTTGDPTALAALADRHEATLLTAVPSLYTTLVESAPPDAFSSVRTWISSGETLPGELAEAITRRWPRARLVNLYGCSEAAGDSLIHVHDGGEGAVPLGRPIANTRAHVLDPFLRPSPVGAIGELYLAGDGLARGYHNQPGRTAERFVAAPFGPPGSRLYRTGDLARLRSDGTVEFLGRADDQVKIRGFRVEPGEIEAAVRALPGVGRAAVVAGQDGSAPHRLVAYVVAAPGATTHAPEPLALRRALAERLPGHLVPSAVVVLDELPLTPSGKLDRRALPAPDFTETSTFEPPRTEPEKVLCGLFAEVLGLERVGVHDDFFERGGDSIVSVRLADRARRAGLALSPRDVFTHRTPAGLARALPDETGPAPAEFTPTGAPLVSLSQSQLDNVKARWRTR
- a CDS encoding alpha/beta fold hydrolase, encoding MPVRRCLHGGVRRPGTDARPAPTGPAGRADGHRGRTDALRAAMAEAERALHDSEVELPTAYFAWIRALQNLSPATLDDDRQVQDWLDLFEFSPQPQGPGVRAQLDLQVPEGRLAAYRAIDVPCLVIGFADDVLLPPHLGREVADAIPGAAYQEIKGCGHYGYLERPDEVNRVLLDFFRDGPTIV
- the panD gene encoding aspartate 1-decarboxylase → MVHRTLLNGKIHRATVTQADLHYVGSLTIDQDLMDAADIVEGEAVQIVDIDNGARLTTYAITGERGSGVIGINGAAAHLVHPGHLVIIMSFAALDEAERAAHRPRVVHVDKANRIVALGADPAEPVPGAADQFSGTFTHPAPRQAGEQERN
- a CDS encoding MbtH family protein, translated to MANPFDDDSGVFRVLVNDEGQHSLWPDFAPVPEGWSSVHGPGDRAACLEYIERHWTDMRPRSLAEAMRRAEG
- a CDS encoding (2,3-dihydroxybenzoyl)adenylate synthase, which produces MLDGWVPWPEPLAEKYRAEGYWEGRPLDRLLRDSAERTPHRTALVDADGNRWTYAELDLRADRMAAGLRRLGIAGGDRVVVQLPNTDAFVVLFFALLRAGAIPVLTLPAHRESEIVHVAEVSGATAYAIPDLHDGFDHRALARGLRKAVPGVEHVLVAGDAAEFTALADIDADPVPPAVPDSGDVAVLLLSGGTTGKPKLIPRTHDDYAYNVRASAEVCGFGRDTVYLVVLPTAHNFALACPGLLGTLMAGGTVVLSPTPSPEDAFALVEREKVTATAVVPPIALLWLDAVEWEEADLSSLSLLQVGGSKLGAEPAARVEPALGCTLQQVFGMAEGLLNYTRLDDPPELVIGTQGRPMSPADEVRVVDEEDRDVPPGASGELLTRGPYTLRGYYRAAEHNTRAFTTDGYYRTGDLVRVLPSGHLVVEGRAKDQINRGGDKISAEELENHILAHPAVHDAAVVGMPDETMGERTCAYLVPRGQPPMQRELAAFLTERGVAAYKLPDRVEVIEAFPRTSVGKIDKKALGRLIAERLRAEGIGGN
- a CDS encoding salicylate synthase — translated: MLRYRSAETELPGDPVQLAARLAESGVFDQYVIYEQNGDVWFAGGALGEIQVGRSEIRRRWLDEGTAAPLGSHPLHQVHEELGRLAVAGWTAYGWMAFEFSHLYAGRPDRAGDDDLLHLIVPHSEVRLRQEGAVIRSADQETLDALIALLDGADAPRTAVPRPIDVSDGEGRYPDMVAQAIEEIRTSDLQKVILSRSVDVPFPVDFVATYVHGRSHNTPARSFLLNVGGRRVAGFSPETVAEVSADGEVVTQPLAGTRARGFGDLEDERLRAELLADPKEISEHVLSVKLAEEEMATVCRPGTVSVRDLLSIRRRGSVQHLGSSVHGLLAESATAWDALRAVFPAVTASGIPKAPAYDCIARLEKEPRGIYSGAVLRAGSDGSLDAALVLRSLFEEDGRTWLRAGAGILAGSTPARELEETCEKLRSVAPYVVPAQGQGSA